ATCGCCTCCAGAGACAACGAGAGCCACGGCGGGAGACCAGCCGAACCCGAGTGGCAGGCGACGCGGGCCTCAGGCAGAACTGAGGCCGACCATCCGCCGGCTCGCGCACCGCCGCCTTTGCGGTACCGATCGGCGCGGACACCAGCTCCTCGTGACCGTCCGTCCACCACCGACACCTCGGCCCTCGGCATACCACCCGCTGCCCTCATCCGTAGGACTTCCTGGACCGAATCCCCATGCGCACTCCATGGCCGGCGGGCCGACTGGCTCTGGGCCGGCCAGGCTCTCGGACACGTTCTGCTGATGGCCACCGCACAGGGCGTACTGGCATCCCTGCTGCACCAGGCATTGGGCTCAATCGGTGGCCCGCAGTGGGCATGCCGAGTGCGGGAGGTCAAGGATCCGCCCGCCACGGTGCGCGGGTGCGCGGAGGTCAGTACGGTGCTGTCCTGGCATTCGACCTGGGCGTGGTGGCTCCCTCTGGTCATCGAGCGGTGGAGGCGGCATGGCAGGCAAGAAGGCGGAGAAGGTGCCGCGCGAGGCGTACGAGAAGGAACTACTGCGCCTGCAGACGGAGTTGGTGAAGCTGCAGGAGTGGGTGCGGGCAGAGGACGCCCGTCTGGTCGTCGTCTTCGAGGGCCGGGATGCGGCCGGCAAGGGCGGCACGATCAAACGGGTCGCGGAACATCTCAACCCCCGCGTCACCCGGATCGTCGCCCTGCCCAAGCCGACCGAACGCCAGCGCACCCAGTGGTACTTCCAGCGGTACGTCGAGCATCTGCCGGCGGCCGGGGAGATCGTGCTGTTCGACCGCAGCTGGTACAACCGCGCCGGAGTCGAGCAGGTGATGGGCTTTTGCACCAAGGAGGAGTACCAGCTCTTCCTGCGCCAGTGCCCGATCTTCGAGCGGATGCTGCTGGAGGACGGGATTCTGCTGCGCAAGTACTGGTTCTCGGTGAGCGACACCGAGCAGCAGGAGCGCTTCCGGCGCCGGCTCGAGGACCCGCTGCGGCGCTGGAAGCTGTCCCCGATGGACCTGGAGTCACTCACCCGCTGGGAGGCCTACTCCCGGGCCAAGGACGAGATGATGGTGCACACCGACATCCCGGAGGCACCCTGGTACGTCGTCGAGAGCGACGACAAGCGCCGGGCCCGGCTGAACATGATCGCCCACCTGCTGGACTCCGTGCCTTTCCAGGAAGTGCCGCCGCCGGTACTGGAACTGCCGCAGCGGCCGCCGTCGACCGGTTACGAGCGCCCGCCGCGCGATCTGCGGACCTACGTCCCCGATCACGCGGCGAGCCTCTGATCGACCTGTTCAGCCGGTCCCTGTCTCAGACCCGTTCCGGCACAACGGCGACCGGGCAGGCGGAGTGGTGCAGGGCCGCGTGGGCAACCCGACCGAGCTGGAGCCCGAGGTGACCCTCGCGTCGGCGAGCGCCGACGACGAGCAGATCGGCCTCGTGCGAGGCATCCAGGAGCACCCTGCGGGCGGGGCCTTCGACGGTGCGCCGGCGCACTTCCACGTCTTCCGGGGCGTCGCGCAGCGCCGCTTCCAGCGTCTTCGCCGCCTGCTCCTCGTACACACGGGTGGGCCCGCCGGACAACAGCGGATGGTCGGTGGTCTCGTGCGCGGGACGTCGCCAGGCTCGTACGGCCTCCAAGGGCACCCCGCGCCGCCGCGCCGCCTCGAAGGCGAAGCGCAGGGCCGCCGACGGGTCCGAGTGCTCGCCGACGCCCACGACGACGCATCCGCGGACCGCGGGCGTCACCTGGTTGTCGTGGCTGCCGCGCAGCACGATCACCGGGCAGTGGGCGTGGGCGGCAACGGTCAGGCTCACCGAACCGAGCAGCAGTTCGGCGATGCCGCTACGGCCGCGGGTGCCCAGGACCAGGGCGCCGGCGTGCCGGCCTTCCCTCACCAGCGCGTACTCCGGCTCCTCCGGCAGCACGTCGGCCGATACCTTCAGGCCGGGGTGGCGGGCCCGCGCCCGGCGGGTCGCGCCCTCGATGATGTCGTCGGCCCGCACCTGCTCGGACGGCTTGCCGAGGTCGGCGGCGAGTGCGGCGCCCTCGTACCGCTCCCACAGCGACGCGTACACCACCCGCAGCGGGACCCCGCGCAGCGCGGCCTCGTCGGCCGCCCAGTCCACGGCCCGCAGGCTGGGCTCGGAGCCGTCCACACCGACGACCAGAGGCAGTTCCCTCATCGTCGTCACCGCCCGGCGCCGAGGTCGAAGACGATCCGGGCCTTGATGTGGCCCTGCAGGACGTCCTCGATGGACTCGTTGACCGAGGTCAGCGGGCGGGTCTCGTAGATCACCCTGGTCCGGCCCGCCTGGTGCAGCTGGAACACCTCGGCGAGGTCCTGCCGCGTGCCGACGATCGACCCGATCACGGACGTGCCGTTGAGGACGGTGTCGAAGATCGGGACCTGGACCGTGCCGTGCGCCGGCAGCGCCACCATCACCAGCTTGCCGCCGCGCCGCAGCCCGGAGTTGACGGCGGCGAACGCGGAGTCGTTCACGGCGAGGGCGATGGCCGCGTGCGCGCCGCCGTACCGCTTGAGCACCTCCCCGGGATCGTGCTTGCGGGCGTCGATGACGAGGTCGGCGCCGAGTTCCGCGGCGAGTTCGAGCTTCTCGTCGGTGATGTCGATCGCCGCGACCTGGGCACCAGCGATCTTCGCGTACTGCACGGCCAGGTGACCGAGCCCGCCGACGCCGGAGATCGCGACGAGCTGGGTGGGCCGGACTTCGGCAACTTTGAGCGCCTTGTACGTGGTGACGCCGGCGCAGGTCAGCGGGGCGGCGTCGAGGGCGGTGATGCCCTGGGGCACGACCTGGGCGAAGTCAGCCCAGGCCAGCATCTTCTCGGCGTACCCGCCGTCACAGCCGTACCCGGTGTTGATCTGCTGCTCGCACAGCGTCTCCCAGCCGGACAGGCAGTGCTCGCACCGCCCGCAGGCCTTGCCCAGCCAGGGCACGGCGACCCGCTGCCCGACGGCGAGATGCGTGACGCCCTCTCCGAGCTTGTGCACCAGGCCCACGCCCTCGTGGCCGGGCACGAACGGCGGGTTCGGCTTGACGGGCCAGTCGCCGCGGGCGGCGTGGATGTCGGTGTGGCACAGCCCGGACGCCTCGACCCGGACGCGGACCTGGCCGGGGCCGGGCTCCGGGTCGGGCCGTTCCTCGATGACCAGGGGCTCGCCGAAGGCTCGTACGACCGCTGCCTTCATGATGTCTTCTCCTCGTGAGTCGATGAGTCGATGAGTCGATGAGTCGATGAGTAGCGGCAGCGTCAGTCGTGCGCGATGACGGCGACGGGTGCAGTGGAATGGTGCAGGACGGCGTGAGTGACCGGGCCGATGTGGGCGCCGAGCGCGCTGCGGCGGATGCGACGGCCCACGACGACGAGGGAGGCCTCGCGCGAGGCGTCGACCAGCTGGACGGCGGGGCTGCCCCATCCAGACTCCTCGACCACCTCGACGGCCGGGTACTTCTCCTTCCAGCGGTGCAGAACCTCGGCCAGCGCGGCCGCCTCTTGCTTGCCCAGCTCGGTGCTGAGCTGGGGGTCGGCTTGCAGGCCGTAGGCGAAGTACGGCGGGGGGTTCCAGGCGTGGACGACCCGCAGGGGTGTGACCCGACGGGCGGCCTCCTCGAAGGCGAAGGTGATCACCGTGTCGTCGGGGCTTTCGGTGTCGAGGCCGAGCACGACGGGCCGGAACGGGGTCGCCGCGGACGGGATGCCGGCCGGGTCCATGGCGTGCTCGTCGGCGGCCTGCTCCCCCGCCCGCACAAGGACCACGGGAACCTCGGTGTGGGCAACGACGTCCTGGCTCACGGAGCCGACCAGGAACCCTCCGAGTCCGCTCAGCCCGCGGGAGCCGAGGACCAGGAGTTCGGCATCCTGGGCCACGCGCGTCAGCACCTCGCCGGGACCGCCGTCGACGTGGTCCACGGTCACGTCCAGGCCGGGATGACGCAGGCGGAGTCCCTCGGCGGCCTCGCGCGGGATGCGCTCGCTCCAGTGCTGCTGGGTCTCGGCACCGAGCAGCGGAGCCTGCGCCATGGGCTGCGGAACGGGCTCCCAGACGTGCACCAGCCGCAGGGGAAAACCGCGCAACTTCGCCTCGCGGGCCGCCCACTCGGCAGCGGCACCGCTCTCTGACGAGCCGTCGAGGCCCACGGTGACGGTGCGGGACATACTGTCCACCTCCTGAATCGGGGTTCTGATCTCAGGATGTGGGCGGGGAGAAAGACCGTGCAGAGGCCGCAGGTCCCGACCGAGGGCCAATGGGCCCCATGGGGTCAGAGGCTTCCGGCACAGCAGTGCCCGCGATGCCCGCCGGGGGCCGGGCATGGTCGCTGCCCGACGCGTCGAAGGGGAGGGCTGAACCGGGAGACGATGCCCTCGCGGGCCGTTCGGCATCTCCCGGGCGGCCAGGGCGCGAAGGATCCTGAGATCCTTCGGCAAAAGGAGGATCATGTCCCAGAGCTCTGGCCGCCATGCTCCACCATGGCGCCGCATGATGCCCGGACTCGGGACACTGCTCGGCTACCGGCGCTCGTGGCTGAAGGGCGACGTGCTGGCCGGGGTGACCGTCGCCGCGTACCTCGTCCCGCAGGTGATGGCCTACGCGGGCGTGGCCGGCCTGCCGCCGGTCGCCGGCCTGTGGGCGATCCTGCCCGCCCTCGCCCTGTACGCCCTGCTCGGCACTTCCCGCCTCCTCTCGGTCGGCCCGGAGTCCACGACCGCGCTGATGACGGCAACGGTCGTCGGTCCGCTCGCAGCCGGTGATCCGGCCCGGTACGCGACGCTGGCGGCCACGCTCGCGATCACGGTCGGTCTCCTCTGCGTGGCGGCATGGGCGATGCGACTCGGCTTCGTCGCCGACCTGCTCTCCCGTCCCGTCCTGATCGGCTATCTGACAGGCGTGGCGCTGATCATGATCGTGGACCAGCTACCCAAACTCACCGGCGTCCGCACGACAGGCTCGGCCTTCTTCCCCCAACTGTGGTCCTTTGCGGGCCACTTGTCGCGGGCCCATCCGGCCACGGTGGTGTTCTCCGCCGTGATGATCGCGGTCCTTTTCACGACGGCGCGCTTCTTTCGCACGGTTCCCGGGCCTCTGCTCGCCGTGGTGTTCGGCACCGCGGCCGTGGTGGTCTTCGACCTCGACGACCGGTACGGCCTCAAGGTGATCGGTGACGTCCCGTCGGGCCTGCCCGGCGCGGCCGTGCCGGACCTCACCGACCTGCCGCACCTGATCCTCCCCGCCCTGGGAGTCGTCCTCGTCGGCTACACCGACTTCGTCCTCACCGCACGGGCCTTCACGCGGCGTGACGAGGAGGGTCCCGGGCTCGACGCCAACCAGGAGTTCCTGGCCCTGGGCGCGGCCAACCTGGGCGCCGGTGCGCTGCACGGATTCCCGGTGAGCAGCAGCGCCAGCCGCACCGCGCTCGCCTCCTCCGCCGGCGCCCGCAGCCAGGCGTACTCGCTGATCGCCGGAGCGGTGGTCCTCGCGGTCCTGCTCTTCCTCAGCCCTCTGCTGACCCGCACCCCTTCGGCCGTCCTCGGGGCGCTCGTGGTGTACGCCGCCGTCCGCATGATCGATCTGGCGGGCTTCCGGCGACTGGCGTCCTTCCGCCGCCGGGAACTCCTGCTGGCGCTCGGCTGCCTCGCCGGGGTACTGGCCCTGGACATCCTGTACGGGGTACTGGTCGCCGTCGGCCTGTCCGTGGCCGAGCTGCTCACCCGGGTGGCCCGCCCGCACGACGCCGTCGAGGGCCTGGTGCCCGGCATGGCCGGCATGCACGATGTCGACGACTACCCCCAGGCCAGCACCATCCCGGGCCTCCTGGTCTACCGCTACGACTCCCCTCTCTTCTTCGCCAACGCGGAGAACTTCCGCCGCCGGGCGCTGGCCGCCGTCGACGAACAGACCAGCCCCGTCCGCTGGTTCGTCCTCAACACCGAGGCCAACGTCGAGGTCGACATCACCGCCTTGGACGCCGTCGACGAACTCCGCCGCGAACTCACCGAGCGCGGCATCGTCTTCGCCCTCGCCCGCGTCAAGCAGGACCTGCTGGACGACCTGACGGCGTACGGCCTCGCGGACACCGTCGGCAGCGAGCGGATCTTCCCCACCCTGCCGACGGCCGTGGCCGCGTACCGGAAGTGGTGCCGCGACCAGTAGACCGCCCCGGGAACCAGACTCCGCAGCGCGCCGCTCGCGAGGTGCCTGGAGAGGACGCCGCCGTCGGCGATCACCCGGCACAGTGGCGGCGGACAGGGCTGTCGGGCGGTCGCCCGGGCGCCGTACGGCCCTGTGGCACAGCAGGTGGCGGGGCCGATGTTCCCGAACCATGGGGCCGTTCGGCCCCTCTTCGCCCCACGCCGCGAAACAGCACCGAAACGCGGCCCGGTGCCTGCTACACAGAAGATGCCGCCCGATGCGATGCGGCGCACTTCCCACCTCGTTCCCCCCTGCCTGGGAGGCTTCATGCTGTCCGCAGAATCCGCCGCCGTGGTCCGTGCCACCCTGCCCGCCGTGGCCGGAGCACTCGACGAGATCACCACACGCTTCTACGGCGCGATGTTCCGCGACCGCCCGGAACTGCTCGACGGAATGTTCAACCGCGGCAACCAGGCCAGCGGAGCCCAGCGCCGCGCCCTGGCCGGTTCGATCGCCGGATTCGCGACCGCGCTCCTCGATGACCCGGACGCCCGCCCGGACACCCTGCTGGACCGCATCGCGCACAAGCACGCCGCGGTCGGCGTCACCGACGACCAGTACACGATCGTGCACAAGTACCTGTTCGGCGAGATAGCCGAGGTACTGGGCGACGCGGTCACCCCTGAGGTGGCGGCCGCCTGGGACGAGGTGTACTGGCTGATGGCCGGCGCCCTGATCGGCCGGGAGGCCCGCCTCTACCAGGACGCGGGCATCGAGCCCGGCCACATCTGGCGGCAGTGGACGGTCGTGGAGCGCCGCACCGAAACCCTTGACACCGTGTCCTTCCTGCTCCGCCCAGCCGACGGCAAACCAGCCCCGCAGGCACGGGCAGGCCAGTACGTGAGCGTGCGCGCCCCGATGGCCGACGGCGTACACCAGTTGCGCCAGTACAGCTTGTCCTCCGACCCCGGCGGCGAACTGCGGCGGATCACCGTGAAGCGGGTGACCGGTGCTGCCGGTGAGCCGGACGGCGAAGTCTCCAACCTGCTCCACACCCAGGTCCGCCCCGGCGACGAACTGACACTGTCCGCGCCCTTCGGCGACGTCTTCCTCGACGACCCGGCCGACACCACCACCCCGGTCGTCCTGGTCTCCGCGGGCATCGGCTGCACCCCCATGACCGGCATCCTGGCCCACCTCGCCGCCCTCCGCTCACCTCGCCCGGTCCTGCTCCTGCACGCCGACCGCTCGCCCACCGACCACGCCCTGCGCACCGAGACGCGCGAGCTCGTCGGGCAACTGCCCCATGCCCGCGCCGTGTTCTGGTACGAGCGCCCCGGCGAGGAGGAACCCAACTCCCGCGCCGATCTGATGAACCTCGACGGCATCGAACTGCCCCACGACGCCACCGTGTTCCTGTGTGGCCCGCTGCCGTTCATGCGCGAGGTGCGCGGACAGCTGCTGCGTGCCGGCGTCCCGGCCAAGCGCATCCGGTACGAGGTCTTCGGACCCGACCTTTGGCTGCCCGGATCGACGGCCTGAACGACCTAGCACATCTCATCCATCTCATCGCACTTCCACGAAGGAAACCGACATGACTGGCAAGGACACCCAAGCCACCGATCCCACCGTGCTGCTGCGTTCGGACGGCGAGGTGGACGAGGACACGCTCGCGTACGCCCGCGCGAAGATCGACGCCGTCCTGGGCAGGCCGGGACTGCCCCCAGTCACCGGCGAGGTGCACATCACGCGAGCGTCCGCCCACCACGCGGACCGTCCCTGGGCGGCGACGGCCGCCCTGCACGTCGGACGGCGTGAGGTGGTCGTGCTCGCCGAGGAGGCCACCGGCCGGGAGGTCGTCGACCAGCTCCAGGACGGCTGCGCCGCCAGACCGACAAGGCGGCCCACGCCGGGCACCACGGCCACCACGCGCCGGCACCGCCGTGGCGGCGGGACCGCTGAGCCACGGCCTACTGACGACAGCGGCAGGGCGACGCATTCTCACCCGGCGTGAGCCAGTGGTGAGTACCGGCCGGTCGGTGACGGTCCACCAACCCGGACCTGTCCTGGCCCGACGCACGTGGACACCGTAGAGGTCACCTCACAGGCCGTATGGACCACACAGGTGACCAACGGCCCACTGACGGCGCCCGCCGACTCAGAAACCCTGAGATACGGGGTTCCCGATCGACGGGCGAGACCGAGGAGTTGTGAGATGGCGAAGGCATATCTGGTGGGCAGCGGCATCGCGGCACTCGCCGCGGCCACCTTTCTGATCCGCGACGGCGGATTCGACGGGGTGGACATCCACCTCTTTGAAGAGCAGAGGAACATTGGCGGCAGCCTGGACGCGGGCGGCACGGCGAACACCGGCTACACCATGCGCGGCGGGCGGATGTTCGAGGCCGAGTACCGCTGTACGTACGACTTGTTGTCCGACATCCCCTCCCTCGACGACCCTTCGGTGTCGGTGACCCAGGAAATACTTGCCGGCCGTGAGGAGTTCGCCTGGGACGACATCGCACGCCTCGTCGACGGCGACGGGAAGATCGTCGACACCCGCTCGATGGGGTTCACTGAGGGAGACCGGCTGAGCCTGGTCCGGTGCCTGGCGACCCCTGAGGGACACCTCGACGGCAAGCGCATCAGCGACTGCTTCAGCGAGCACTTCTTCACCACGAACTTCTGGTTCATGTGGTGCACCACGTTCGCCTTCCAGCCCTCGCACAGCGCGATCGAGTTCCACCGCTATCTCAGGCGCTTCATCCACCTCCTCCCCGAGTTCGCCTCCATGTCCGGCATCCATCGGACCCGCTACAACCAGTACGACTCCATCGTGCGCCCCCTGACGGCCTGGCTCCGCGAACGCGGCGTCACCATCCACACCGGCTGCCACGTCACCGACCTCGGGTTCGCACCGGGCCGCAGGAGTACGAGGGTCGACCGCATCCACCTGTCCCGTAGCGGCCGTGACGAGAAGATCCAGGTAGCCCCCGAAGACCTGGTCCTGGTCACCAACGGCTCCATGACCGACGCCTCCAGCCTCGGCTCGCACACCGCAGCCCCGCCCCCACGTCACCATCGCTCGGACGCCTGGCTGCTCTGGCACCGCCTGGCACGCGGGCGTGACGACTTCGGCAACCCGGACGCGTTCGACAAGCACGTCAAGGAGTCGCGATGGGAGTCGTTCACGGTCACCGCGAAGGATCCCACCTTCCTCAAGGCACTGGAGGAGTTCAGCGGCCGCGAGACCGGCAAGGGCGGCCTTATGACCTTCACCGACTCCAACTGGCTGCTCACCATCGTCGCCAACCGCCAGCCCGTCTACCGTGACCAGCCCGAGGACGTCTCCGTCTTGTGGGGCTACGGCCTACATCCCGGTCGCGCCGGCAACCACACACCCAAGCCGATGACGATGTGCTCCGGCCGCGAGATCCTCGAGGAGGTCCTGCACCACCTGCACTTCGACGAGCCGACGGCGGCCCGGATCCTTCAGACCTCCACCGTCGTGCCGTGCCTCATGCCATACGTCACCAGCCAGTTCCTGTCCCGCCGCCGCGACGACCGGCCCAAGGTCGTACCCGAAAGAGCGGTGAACCTCGCCTTCATCGGACAGTTCGCCGAGGTACCGGACGACGTCGTCTTCACCGTCGAGTACTCCGTACGCACCGCCTGGACAGCGGTGGCCCAACTCCTCAAGCTCGACAGACAGCCTCCACCGGTCTACAAGGGCCACCACGATCCCCACGTCCTGGCCGCGGCCCTGGAGACGATGCACCGCCACTGACCCGGAGCGCGACCAGCCGACACGTTCCCCGCCCCCGACACAGCACACTCAGGTTCACGACCTGCGAGAGCGAAGTGGGTTTCACGTCAACCATCGGCCGAGTTCCGAAACTGCAGGATTCTCCTCGCAGTTGCTCCGATAATTTCCCCAAAGCATCCAAGTCGACGGCAGACGGCGCCGGGGGACGCGTGAGCAAGGACCGCGACAGCCAAGGTCGGTGCTCGCTCGTGGCGCAATGCCCGGGCTAAGCGCACGGGCTCGCCGCTTGGTTGTCAGCCCACAGTGAGCATGCCCTTCGTGTTCGGGTGGTCCGTGCAGATGTAGGAGTAGCTGCCGGATCGAGTGCGGTGAACGTGGCGTCGCCTCGCCTGCGATGCTGCCGGTACCGAACGTCTTTCCCCGGTGGCGGTCACGGTGTGCGGGGAATCGCGGTTCACGACGGTGATCTTCGCCAAAGTGAAGGCGAAGTTCTCGATCACGAAGCGCGCCGCGGCGGGTCGGCACTGATTCCGGCAGGCGGCGCGCTGATCGTGGTAGGGCCATTGTCACCGCCGCCACTCGAGCAGCTGATCAGAGCGGGCTACCTGAGAGTGGTGGCGGCGCGGCGGAAGAGGATGACTTCGGCGAGGGGCGTGGACGCCTGTATCCGGCCCGTCAGCGCCGGCCGGATCCGGGGTGCTGGTGCTGGTCGTGCTTGTCCAGCGGGTCGTCGTCCAGGCCGTCGTCGCTGTGACCGCCGTGCATGTCCTGACCGTGCACGCCCTTCATGAGGAAGATCATCATCAGCGGGCAGGCAGCCACGAGAGCGAGCCCGGCGAGGCCATCCAGCGAGGCGCCGGCCATCAGGGCTCCGACGACGCTCGCCGCGGCGAGCGCGTACATGCCGTAGCTGCGCTGGTTCATCACGAGCCTCCTTCAGCGGAGGGCAGAGGCCGCAGCCAGTGCGGCCAGCTGTCAGGGCTTGGTGAGAGGACCGGCGTGCAGAGCGTTCAGGCGGCGCCGGTACTCCTCTTCCCCGCGGGCGAACCGCTCCCCGAGGACCTGCTCAGGCGTCTGCGGCGCAGCGGGGATATGGGTGTGCTCGTGAGGCCGGTTCACAGCACGCCCGCCGTGATGATCAGCGCCCAGAAAAGGATCATGCTGGCGGACATCGCAAACCAGCCCCATCCGCTGAGGTCGTGGCCGTACCAGAACATCGCCATTCACCTGCTTCGGGCCGTTCGGCGATCGGGTGCGGGCCCGGAGGCCCGGCGCCCTGGAGGAGCCTGTGTCCTCACATACATCGCGCCTCTCCCGGGCAGCGACGCGCTGGGGCCGAAGGTCCCGACCGGGTGGGCTTTTCCGCCCCTACCAGGTAGGTGTAGCCGGACGGAGGTGCTGGTCTTCGACCGGCAGGCCATGATGCAGTGGACATCTGTCCCCGCCTCAGTTCGGCGGAATCGACCCACAGCGGTAGGCCGAGTCCCCGCCGAGGCGTGTGGAGCAGCTGACGGAACCGAGGGACCTGGGGCAGACGGCTTCCGATCACCTCCCGCACCGCCTCCACCCGAAAGCGCCCATCAGGATCGAGTAGCCCGGTGCCATCGAGGATGGCGAGGGCCCCGATCTCCTCGGGCCAGCCGAGATCATCCGGCCACAGCATCATGAGATCCTGCGGTCCCAACCGCTCCAAGACCGGGAGCCGGCGGCCGGGCTCGGCAGATCTTGGCGTATCGCTGGACTCGTTCATGACCCCACCTCCGCCCGGGACGAAGATCAGGAACCTTGCACACTTCAATGGTCTCGCTTGCTCGACGCTTCGATCTCACCGAGCACGTCCGCGTCCTCCCCTTCTCTGCTCCGCCTGATGAGGCGCCCCTTCTTCGCGCTATTGAAGACGTGCGCGCTCTCCCTCTGAGCCGGTCACGGCCGCTGTGGGAGATGTGGTTCCTGCCCGGCCTGGCCGGCGACCGGGTGGCCATGTT
The nucleotide sequence above comes from Streptomyces sp. NL15-2K. Encoded proteins:
- the ppk2 gene encoding polyphosphate kinase 2 encodes the protein MAGKKAEKVPREAYEKELLRLQTELVKLQEWVRAEDARLVVVFEGRDAAGKGGTIKRVAEHLNPRVTRIVALPKPTERQRTQWYFQRYVEHLPAAGEIVLFDRSWYNRAGVEQVMGFCTKEEYQLFLRQCPIFERMLLEDGILLRKYWFSVSDTEQQERFRRRLEDPLRRWKLSPMDLESLTRWEAYSRAKDEMMVHTDIPEAPWYVVESDDKRRARLNMIAHLLDSVPFQEVPPPVLELPQRPPSTGYERPPRDLRTYVPDHAASL
- a CDS encoding universal stress protein: MSRTVTVGLDGSSESGAAAEWAAREAKLRGFPLRLVHVWEPVPQPMAQAPLLGAETQQHWSERIPREAAEGLRLRHPGLDVTVDHVDGGPGEVLTRVAQDAELLVLGSRGLSGLGGFLVGSVSQDVVAHTEVPVVLVRAGEQAADEHAMDPAGIPSAATPFRPVVLGLDTESPDDTVITFAFEEAARRVTPLRVVHAWNPPPYFAYGLQADPQLSTELGKQEAAALAEVLHRWKEKYPAVEVVEESGWGSPAVQLVDASREASLVVVGRRIRRSALGAHIGPVTHAVLHHSTAPVAVIAHD
- a CDS encoding universal stress protein, encoding MRELPLVVGVDGSEPSLRAVDWAADEAALRGVPLRVVYASLWERYEGAALAADLGKPSEQVRADDIIEGATRRARARHPGLKVSADVLPEEPEYALVREGRHAGALVLGTRGRSGIAELLLGSVSLTVAAHAHCPVIVLRGSHDNQVTPAVRGCVVVGVGEHSDPSAALRFAFEAARRRGVPLEAVRAWRRPAHETTDHPLLSGGPTRVYEEQAAKTLEAALRDAPEDVEVRRRTVEGPARRVLLDASHEADLLVVGARRREGHLGLQLGRVAHAALHHSACPVAVVPERV
- the sulP gene encoding sulfate permease, with amino-acid sequence MSQSSGRHAPPWRRMMPGLGTLLGYRRSWLKGDVLAGVTVAAYLVPQVMAYAGVAGLPPVAGLWAILPALALYALLGTSRLLSVGPESTTALMTATVVGPLAAGDPARYATLAATLAITVGLLCVAAWAMRLGFVADLLSRPVLIGYLTGVALIMIVDQLPKLTGVRTTGSAFFPQLWSFAGHLSRAHPATVVFSAVMIAVLFTTARFFRTVPGPLLAVVFGTAAVVVFDLDDRYGLKVIGDVPSGLPGAAVPDLTDLPHLILPALGVVLVGYTDFVLTARAFTRRDEEGPGLDANQEFLALGAANLGAGALHGFPVSSSASRTALASSAGARSQAYSLIAGAVVLAVLLFLSPLLTRTPSAVLGALVVYAAVRMIDLAGFRRLASFRRRELLLALGCLAGVLALDILYGVLVAVGLSVAELLTRVARPHDAVEGLVPGMAGMHDVDDYPQASTIPGLLVYRYDSPLFFANAENFRRRALAAVDEQTSPVRWFVLNTEANVEVDITALDAVDELRRELTERGIVFALARVKQDLLDDLTAYGLADTVGSERIFPTLPTAVAAYRKWCRDQ
- a CDS encoding oleate hydratase encodes the protein MRYGVPDRRARPRSCEMAKAYLVGSGIAALAAATFLIRDGGFDGVDIHLFEEQRNIGGSLDAGGTANTGYTMRGGRMFEAEYRCTYDLLSDIPSLDDPSVSVTQEILAGREEFAWDDIARLVDGDGKIVDTRSMGFTEGDRLSLVRCLATPEGHLDGKRISDCFSEHFFTTNFWFMWCTTFAFQPSHSAIEFHRYLRRFIHLLPEFASMSGIHRTRYNQYDSIVRPLTAWLRERGVTIHTGCHVTDLGFAPGRRSTRVDRIHLSRSGRDEKIQVAPEDLVLVTNGSMTDASSLGSHTAAPPPRHHRSDAWLLWHRLARGRDDFGNPDAFDKHVKESRWESFTVTAKDPTFLKALEEFSGRETGKGGLMTFTDSNWLLTIVANRQPVYRDQPEDVSVLWGYGLHPGRAGNHTPKPMTMCSGREILEEVLHHLHFDEPTAARILQTSTVVPCLMPYVTSQFLSRRRDDRPKVVPERAVNLAFIGQFAEVPDDVVFTVEYSVRTAWTAVAQLLKLDRQPPPVYKGHHDPHVLAAALETMHRH
- a CDS encoding globin domain-containing protein, with translation MLSAESAAVVRATLPAVAGALDEITTRFYGAMFRDRPELLDGMFNRGNQASGAQRRALAGSIAGFATALLDDPDARPDTLLDRIAHKHAAVGVTDDQYTIVHKYLFGEIAEVLGDAVTPEVAAAWDEVYWLMAGALIGREARLYQDAGIEPGHIWRQWTVVERRTETLDTVSFLLRPADGKPAPQARAGQYVSVRAPMADGVHQLRQYSLSSDPGGELRRITVKRVTGAAGEPDGEVSNLLHTQVRPGDELTLSAPFGDVFLDDPADTTTPVVLVSAGIGCTPMTGILAHLAALRSPRPVLLLHADRSPTDHALRTETRELVGQLPHARAVFWYERPGEEEPNSRADLMNLDGIELPHDATVFLCGPLPFMREVRGQLLRAGVPAKRIRYEVFGPDLWLPGSTA
- a CDS encoding DUF2933 domain-containing protein; translation: MNQRSYGMYALAAASVVGALMAGASLDGLAGLALVAACPLMMIFLMKGVHGQDMHGGHSDDGLDDDPLDKHDQHQHPGSGRR
- a CDS encoding zinc-dependent alcohol dehydrogenase — its product is MKAAVVRAFGEPLVIEERPDPEPGPGQVRVRVEASGLCHTDIHAARGDWPVKPNPPFVPGHEGVGLVHKLGEGVTHLAVGQRVAVPWLGKACGRCEHCLSGWETLCEQQINTGYGCDGGYAEKMLAWADFAQVVPQGITALDAAPLTCAGVTTYKALKVAEVRPTQLVAISGVGGLGHLAVQYAKIAGAQVAAIDITDEKLELAAELGADLVIDARKHDPGEVLKRYGGAHAAIALAVNDSAFAAVNSGLRRGGKLVMVALPAHGTVQVPIFDTVLNGTSVIGSIVGTRQDLAEVFQLHQAGRTRVIYETRPLTSVNESIEDVLQGHIKARIVFDLGAGR